CCTCCCTGAACGAGCGCAGGCACGTCATGGCTGGGCAGCATAAACCGGACGCCGGCCAGCGCTCTTTTGATCGCGGTCTTTTCCTCAAGCGTCGACATTGCCCGGTTGCCGGTAATGGTGGGTTCACCAGCGTTCAGGCTGTCGAGGAAGGGATCGATAAGACTGCCCTGCAGGTTGTACACCACATCGCCGCTAATATTGGCAATCCCCTCGGCGGTATCAACCAGCACGGAAATCGAACCCGGCGTATGACCGCCACTCAGCCGTACCGTTACGCCCGGAATAACCTCTTCCTCATAGCTACCGTCCACGTCGAACAGGCGCAGCGCGCCTCTGGTATAGAGGCGTTCAAGCAGATGGCGGGTATCTTCAAGCGCATACATGGCCGGCCCCATAATGCCGGAGGCGGCGAACGCCAGCTCACGCCTCGACAGGCAAACCGTCGTGGTCACTGGAAAGAGATAATCTCCCCCGGCATGATCGACATGGGCATGCGTATGAATAACGTAGCGAATATCGGCAGGCTTCAGGCCATGCTGGGCAAGCAGCCAGGCAAGGGTCATCTCCCGCGTCTGTTCAGCCTCAAATCCGAACTGACGGTAATAGTCTGTTGAGCGCGAGCCGGTATCCACCAGAACTGGATACTCGCCGCCGGTAATAAGGAAGCCCAGCGTGGGAATAGTGGTTTTCACGCCCGCATCCTGGAATAACACCAGGCCCGATTTATCAAGCGTAATATTGCCCAGGTTGAGCGGATAAATATTTAAGGACATTGTATTCTCCTGAATTTACGGAAAAGAAACCTGTAACGCTGCATGGCATCTCAGCGTCGGTGAGTTGAAAGAAAAGGTTCAGATGTCGGCTGCAGAAGAGCGGTTAGTGCCGCGCAGCTGAAATAAGCCAGGAATAATCAGTACTACGCAGATGAAAATAAGGATCAACGCGCCGGTATAGACCGCTATCGCCAGGTTCAGCTGCGTGGCCATTTTGCCGAGGAGAACGGCGAGCCCGCCGGTAAAGAGATAGGCAAAAACGAACAGCATAGACATGGCGCTGCCGCGATCTGACTGCCGAGCATAACGCGCAATCAGACCCAGCCCGCCAAAGGTCATAAAGGCATAGCCGGCGCCGGAGATAAGTGAGGCGCTGATAAAAAAAATCAGACTCTGTTCAGATACGGAGATACACAGAATGGCCATTCCCGCCGCGGAGACAATCGATCCTGTTATAACTGACCGGCGAACCTCAATCTTTCTGGCAAACACGCCAGCAATGCCCAGCGCGACGGGGAAAAGCGCCAGCGCCACGCTGTTAATCCACGGGCTGGGTGAACCGATAAGAGAACGGGCAATCTGAGCGCCTAAAGACGATATCAGCACCCCGTGGGTATAAGCCCCTGTTACCGCCAGCGCGGCATAGATGAAGGGGCGGCGCAGGTATACCGGCACGTCCGGGCGGGCCAGCAGTCTGGCAGAGGCACCTGCAGGACGGTCGCTCGGGATAAACAGAGAAAGAACGATCAGCACTATCAGCAGCGCAAAGAGAACATAAAAACTCAGCCGGGTAGGCGCCGGTGCCCAGGTAACCAGCGCCCCGGCCAGCAAAAGAGCAGCGGTAAACCCCGCTGACTGCGCCCCGAGAGTCACCGCACCCGCGCGCGCTGAGCCACCCTGACCGGCGTAATCTACCAGTGCCGCAGCCGAAGGACCCGCCGATAATCCCACGCCAATCCCCATCATGATCCGCCCCGCTAACAGCACGGATACGCTGTCTGCAGCCGCAAACAGCAGCACGCCTACAGCAGAGCTGAGCAGGCCGGCAAGCATGACATATTTTCTTCCAGCCCTGTCGGACAGGCCCGCAAACAGCAACATCGTCACAACAACCGTCAGCGGATAAACGGCGAAAATCACCGTGATCAGGGTAAAGGAGAGGTGCCATTGTGCGGCATAAAGCGGATAAATCATTGCAGGTGCTGCGCTAGTCCAGAGCGTATGCGCAACAACGGCGGCGCTGATCCAGAAAGCATATCGGGCTGAAAGCGTCTTGGTTTTCATGTTGGGATTCCGTTTTAAACTGATCGTTTTAAAACTAGTCGTTACTGCTGCAAAAATGCAAGCAGTTTTGAACTGATCAGTTTTTATTTTTATCAGGGTGGTATTTTCCGCAGGTAAGATGCATATTAAAATGATTGGTTTAAAACGGAGGTCCCGATGGCCAGACCCAGAAAAATAAGCAATGAAGACGTTCTGAGTCGCGTTATTCCTCTCTTCTGGAAGAACGGGCTGGCTGGCACCAGCCTTGGCCAGCTTGAAGAAGCGACCGACATTAATCGCTCAAGCCTGTACGCCACCTTCTGCAGTAAGGAACAGCTTTTTGTCAGCGCGCTGGAACACTATGTCAGTAGCGCGCCTGCCCAGTATCTGTTACAAAAACAGCCCTATGGCTGGCAAAATATTGAGCAATTCCTGCTGGCTGCGCCCTTTAATAATCCCGCGTTTACCGGGTGCTTTATCATCAACTCAACGCGTGAAGTTGCCGTTCTGCCCGAGGCTGCGCTGGACATCGTGCGTGACTTTCGCGGGGCAGTCATTAAACAGATACGGATGAACCTACCCGTACAGAAAAATGCCGGCGTAATGGCAGAAATTATCTGGTCTTTTCTCGTTGAGGCCTGTCTGGAAGCTAATGACAGACTTGAGCCGCAGGCCTGGCAGGAGCGCGTGAACGCTCTGCTCCGCTTTATCAGACCTGATGATGACCAGTAATGTCACCGCCTGACCGGATCCGAATACATTTGCCTTCTGGAGCCTGAATGATACGTCTTGAAGATGTTACGTTGTTCGTCCGTTCCGCCGCGCTGGGCAGCTTTTCCCGCGCAGCCCGTGAAGCCGATATTCTTCCGGGTCAGGTCAGTGCCGCAGTTAACCGTCTGGAGCGCGACCTGAATAAGCGATTATTTGCGCGATCCACGCGAAGCCTGCGCCTCACCGCAGAGGGAGAAACCTGGCTTCCTTATGCTCAGGAAATGCTGACTATTCTGCAGGCGGGCACCGAGCGTCTGCAGGGAAGTGAGGATGAAATTCAGGGTGAACTGAAAATAGCCATTCCGTCAGACATCGGGCGAAATATCATCCTGCCGGTTATTACCGCCTTTTGCGAAAAACATCCCAAAATATCCCTGCGCCTCTTTCTGTCCGATCACGTCAGCGATGTTTTTCGCGATCCGGTGGATGTGGCCATCCGCTATGGGACGCTTGAAAACAGTAGTTACGTCGCGTTGCCGCTGGCCGAAGATAACCGGCGCGTGCTTACCGCTTCACCCGCCTATCTCAATAAGCACGGCAGGCTGCAGCACCTTGATGATTTGCTCAGGCACCAGTGCCTGCTCTATACCCTTAACGGACACGCCTACGATAAATGGTCCTTTCCGGAAAATGGCGTCCGGCGCCAGTTGACGGTCAGTAGCAGAATGTTATGCGACGATGCCGATCTGACGAGGCGCTGGGCAGTCGCGGGAATGGGGATTGCCTATAAATCATGGATAGATGTCAGCAGCGATGTGCTGGCCGGTCGGCTGGAAGTGCTGCTTCCCGAACAGCCTGGGGAAGCCGTGCCATTGAATCTTATTTGTCCTCACCGTAAGCAATTTTCTCCGGCGATCCGGGAGCTGCACGGCCTGCTGCGCGAACATCTGAGGTCTATTACGGCGTTGATGCGCACGCATCCGGCTTTCGCCACCGGTGCGCAGGCGGTATTACCCGCTAACCAGAGCGCATAAATGAAAAAGGCCATTTCGGTGAAATGGCCTTTTTCTCATTTTATATTTACTTGCTCAGCTCTGCCGTCATATGGAACTGATTGCCAGCATAACTTTCGGTAATTTTATAATCAGAGCCTGCTTTTTTAGCCTGTTGGGCAATTTTCGACTCAGCTTCATCCAGCGTTGAACCCGTTGCGGTAATGCTCTGAGCAACGCTGCCAAACGAAATGGCGCACAGAGCGGCAATAATCAGTGCAGATTTTACAGTTTTCATTTTCATTTCCTTAGCCAGTGATTGATATATTCAGGGTTATTTGTCAGGGCGGCCAGATAATTCCGCTGCCTTGTGTGAAATAAATAATAGAGTGACCCTTTCCTGTGAAACAGGCGCAGTGCGCGCAAACACTTTCACGCGGAAAGTGAAAATGAACTTTCAGATTCTGGAGAGAGGTTTAATCATTTTAAAAAAGGCAGTATGTGCAGTACCGCAGTCAGGGTATTGTTAACGCTTAACATTTTCAGCGATACCGGCAATGCAGACCGTTCCGGCGCTGGGCTGAAGCAGGAGAAGATGATGCATCGGGTAGGCTTGCTGATTTCTGATTACTTTCAGGTGTTAGGGTTGTCCACGCTGAGTATCTTTGAGTTTGCCAATCAGGTTAAGGGGGAACCCTTCTATGATTGTGCGGTTTACTCCGAACATGGTGGGTCCGTTCTATCCTCGTACGGCTTCAGCGTCGACAGTAAAACGCTTGATGGCGAGGCGCCCATTGATACCTGGCTGGTGGCCGGGGTGCTGACGCCGGTTGAGCTGCCGGCTACGCCCGGCGTGGTGACCTTTTTGCAGACCCATGCGCGGAAAGCGCGCCGCGTGGCCGGTATTTGCACCGGTGCCTTCGTGCTGGGCCAGGCCGGACTGCTTGACGAACGCCGGGCGACTACCCACTGGATCCACGCGCAGACCCTGAAAACGATGCACCCCTCCACCCGGGTTGAGGAAGATCGCATTTTTATCATCGACGACCACGTCTGGACATCAGCTGGCTTAACCGCCGGGCTCGATATGGCGCTGGGCATGGTCGAGAAGGATCTGGGAACAGAGGTGGCGCGCTCCGTGGCGCATCTGCTGGTCATGCACCACCGCCGCTCTGGTGGGCAAACCCAGCACTCGGAGCTGCTGATGCTCTCGCCGCGCAGCGATCGCCTGCAGTCTGCGCTGGAGTATGCGCGCAAAAACCTCAGCAAGCCCTTAACCATTGAAGAGATGGCGGATGCGGTACACGTCAGCGCGCGCCAGCTCAGCAGGCTGTTTCGCTCTGAAACCGGTAAGTCTCCGGCAAAAGCGGTGGAGGCGCTGCGGCTGGAAAATGCCAGGCTGCTGATTGAGCAGAGCAGGCTGCCGATGGAAGTGATTGCGCGTGAGTCCGGATTTCGCGACCGGCGGCATATGCGTGAGGTCTTTATACGCGGCTATGGTATTCCGCCGCAGTCTATACGTACCGGCAAAGCCTGACCCCTCATTTTTC
Above is a genomic segment from Pantoea agglomerans containing:
- a CDS encoding N-acyl homoserine lactonase family protein; the protein is MSLNIYPLNLGNITLDKSGLVLFQDAGVKTTIPTLGFLITGGEYPVLVDTGSRSTDYYRQFGFEAEQTREMTLAWLLAQHGLKPADIRYVIHTHAHVDHAGGDYLFPVTTTVCLSRRELAFAASGIMGPAMYALEDTRHLLERLYTRGALRLFDVDGSYEEEVIPGVTVRLSGGHTPGSISVLVDTAEGIANISGDVVYNLQGSLIDPFLDSLNAGEPTITGNRAMSTLEEKTAIKRALAGVRFMLPSHDVPALVQGGRVIGLLHNAISRPEVRVTDSSAYTLL
- a CDS encoding MFS transporter; translation: MKTKTLSARYAFWISAAVVAHTLWTSAAPAMIYPLYAAQWHLSFTLITVIFAVYPLTVVVTMLLFAGLSDRAGRKYVMLAGLLSSAVGVLLFAAADSVSVLLAGRIMMGIGVGLSAGPSAAALVDYAGQGGSARAGAVTLGAQSAGFTAALLLAGALVTWAPAPTRLSFYVLFALLIVLIVLSLFIPSDRPAGASARLLARPDVPVYLRRPFIYAALAVTGAYTHGVLISSLGAQIARSLIGSPSPWINSVALALFPVALGIAGVFARKIEVRRSVITGSIVSAAGMAILCISVSEQSLIFFISASLISGAGYAFMTFGGLGLIARYARQSDRGSAMSMLFVFAYLFTGGLAVLLGKMATQLNLAIAVYTGALILIFICVVLIIPGLFQLRGTNRSSAADI
- a CDS encoding TetR/AcrR family transcriptional regulator; translation: MARPRKISNEDVLSRVIPLFWKNGLAGTSLGQLEEATDINRSSLYATFCSKEQLFVSALEHYVSSAPAQYLLQKQPYGWQNIEQFLLAAPFNNPAFTGCFIINSTREVAVLPEAALDIVRDFRGAVIKQIRMNLPVQKNAGVMAEIIWSFLVEACLEANDRLEPQAWQERVNALLRFIRPDDDQ
- a CDS encoding LysR family transcriptional regulator — its product is MIRLEDVTLFVRSAALGSFSRAAREADILPGQVSAAVNRLERDLNKRLFARSTRSLRLTAEGETWLPYAQEMLTILQAGTERLQGSEDEIQGELKIAIPSDIGRNIILPVITAFCEKHPKISLRLFLSDHVSDVFRDPVDVAIRYGTLENSSYVALPLAEDNRRVLTASPAYLNKHGRLQHLDDLLRHQCLLYTLNGHAYDKWSFPENGVRRQLTVSSRMLCDDADLTRRWAVAGMGIAYKSWIDVSSDVLAGRLEVLLPEQPGEAVPLNLICPHRKQFSPAIRELHGLLREHLRSITALMRTHPAFATGAQAVLPANQSA
- a CDS encoding YdgH/BhsA/McbA-like domain containing protein, producing MKTVKSALIIAALCAISFGSVAQSITATGSTLDEAESKIAQQAKKAGSDYKITESYAGNQFHMTAELSK
- a CDS encoding GlxA family transcriptional regulator translates to MHRVGLLISDYFQVLGLSTLSIFEFANQVKGEPFYDCAVYSEHGGSVLSSYGFSVDSKTLDGEAPIDTWLVAGVLTPVELPATPGVVTFLQTHARKARRVAGICTGAFVLGQAGLLDERRATTHWIHAQTLKTMHPSTRVEEDRIFIIDDHVWTSAGLTAGLDMALGMVEKDLGTEVARSVAHLLVMHHRRSGGQTQHSELLMLSPRSDRLQSALEYARKNLSKPLTIEEMADAVHVSARQLSRLFRSETGKSPAKAVEALRLENARLLIEQSRLPMEVIARESGFRDRRHMREVFIRGYGIPPQSIRTGKA